In a genomic window of Melanotaenia boesemani isolate fMelBoe1 chromosome 1, fMelBoe1.pri, whole genome shotgun sequence:
- the LOC121644638 gene encoding chymotrypsin B-like, with protein MAFLWIICFAFVSAAYGCGIPAIPPQVSGYARIVNGEEAVPHSWPWQVSLQQSNGFHFCGGSLINENWVVTAAHCNVMTYHQVIAGEHDKGYNSNEDVQVLKPAKVFTHPNWNPSTINNDISLIKLASPARLGTNVSPVCLPGSSDVFDAGMTCVTSGWGLTRYNAPSTPNKLQQAALPLLSNQDCKQHWGSNISDVMICAGGDGATSCMGDSGGPLVCEKDNVWTLVGIVSWGSSRCYTTTPAVYARVTELRGWVDQILAAN; from the exons ATGGCCTTCCTCTGGATCATCTGCTTTGCCTTCGTCAGTGCCGCCTACG GCTGTGGCATCCCTGCCATCCCCCCCCAGGTATCCGGATATGCCCGCATCGTGAACGGCGAGGAGGCGGTGCCTCACTCGTGGCCCTGGCAGGTGTCTCTGCAG caATCCAATGGATTCCACTTCTGTGGAGGATCTCTGATCAACGAGAACTGGGTGGTGACCGCCGCCCACTGCAACGTCAT GACCTACCACCAAGTGATTGCAGGAGAGCACGATAAGGGCTACAACTCCAACGAGGACGTCCAGGTTCTGAAGCCTGCAAAG GTGTTCACCCACCCCAACTGGAACCCCAGTACCATCAACAATGACATCTCCCTCATCAAGCTTGCCTCCCCCGCCCGCCTCGGGACCAACGTGTCCCCCGTCTGTCTCCCTGGGTCCTCTGATGTCTTTGATGCTGGAATGACCTGCGTCACCTCTGGATGGGGTCTGACCCGCTACAACG CTCCCAGTACTCCCAACAAGCTGCAACAGGCTGCCCTGCCCCTGCTGTCCAACCAGGACTGCAAGCAGCACTGGGGCAGCAACATCTCCGATGTCATGATCTGTGCTGGAGGAGACGGAGCTACTTCCTGCATG GGAGACTCTGGTGGTCCTCTGGTCTGTGAGAAGGACaatgtctggactctggtgggCATTGTTTCCTGGGGAAGCAGCCGCTGCTACACCACCACTCCTGCTGTCTACGCCCGCGTCACCGAGCTCCGGGGGTGGGTGGACCAGATCCTTGCAGccaactga